The sequence below is a genomic window from Mytilus edulis chromosome 2, xbMytEdul2.2, whole genome shotgun sequence.
ggtttgtttttattgcaattaccaattgagtatagctgtagggaaatatatatgataaaagataaatcagacatgaaaatttatctaattagcacaaactaaattaaaagttggacaaatatgttgtttgaacttttttttgtatttggactggATGTGTAAAATGCAATGGTTTTTAGTACTTtaatacatattgtttacaatttgattaaacatttctattaaaatttgacatagttttaactggtacaaatgtaactttatttcatccatatttaaacttccataaactgcaacttggaatacatataaattatgaaagaggtcagaagacaaacaaaaaaactcttgattatgatatatcttaattaaatttaattcaaaataatttagagaacattggtgataaagtgtaatgtatatatatgtagtgaaatttggtgtttatttataaatagatgacgtttaatttgaagttatcattttataattgaaccaaataaaatacgttctcaaaaatgctatagttatattaaacgtttattcatccacatcattcaaaatgttttgtttttaaattcattgtaatcagatgtaatcatgatttctttgccaatgtaatcattaatttaatcagatactttcagaaatgatgtaatcattaatttaatttaatcgtacaaatgacaaagtaattgtaatttaatcaattacattgaaagtaatcggacccatctctggttcaaacccacgagaaaatatggtgggtgcgaacgtgaatgggcgcgaacggacccggattcccAAAATCCTGAGTTTAAAAACACCCAATGcaggagtcctgataaaggtcctagcCCCTCAGAGGCTCTTCTATGGCTATGTATAAACCAGGAATATCCTTCTTCTTCTTTGTATACGCATCCTATAGACAGGAACAGCTCTAATGATATTAGAGTATATGAGGGTAATTTTgtggataatttttttttgttatccatTTTGGACAGTTGCAGTATTGAAATGCAGTGAAAACTTTTGATGGGATGATATCAAAGATAGTTTTATAATTCATGTTGTTAGTtttgttcatgaacaattaaaTTTCATTGCAGACaggtttgtttgtttctgtatgaaATGCACAAACTTAAATAAAACCTACTTATGCCGCCATTTTGATTTACATGTTGTCAAGGAAAACGGAAGCGGAAGTTATGATTGAAATTAAAGATGTCAGCCTCCATGAAAACGAATTTGAACATGAGCAAGATAGTTTCTGACGATTTGAGAATCATTTTAGACAAATACAACACATTCACAATTCTCGAAAATAGGGAAAAAgtaaacagaatatttttttgttaatttctccCAATAGGGATATAGAAACACTTGAAAAAGACATCGTCAATGATAGAAACAGAAATTTCGACCCTAACTGCCTCATTGGCCTAAGCCAAAGCCTAACCATTTAAAAAACTTCTTCAGTTATGCAACAAAACTTCAGGATACCGAAGATGACCATTTCGGCTCTTAAGACGTTTCGGCCATACAACAACTTCGGCCACAGTACCATTTCGGCCACAATTTTTCTTCAAcactttataattgttttatttttaaataagagaAGATAAGAAAGTTTCATTTCATAGATAACCTATGTTTTGGAATTCAGATGTATTTATAAGAGTGCTTTTTACCCAATAgacataatatgaggcaggcattacctgtgaatggggacgaagtctgtatgattttttttttttttaattcaaacatgtttaTATGGCTTATATGGGACAAAGTCCCCGAGTGGGTCTTTTCACCACCGCACACCACCGAACACCGCCGAACACCTGAAAAACAACCAACCACTAAGAAAAACTTTGATATTATACAATAAAacgataaaataaattaaattacatataatttaatcaattttACGATTTTTATGGGCATCATTTCTACATGTTTTATGTTACAATCGAAAATCAATACAAGAAAAAACGTCTCCGGATTCATCACTTTCTGGAATTGTGtgttataaaattcaaatatattcataATCAGTAATCAGTTCAAGTATCCTGGATCTCTATTCAttggttatatttttatatgtttctcTTTTATTATTATTGGTACAACTATTTTAAAGAAGAGTTAGAAGAAGAAAAATGGAAAAAGTATATTTGAGGTGTCCATGAGGGTCAGCGGAGTTCAAAAAGTGGGGTGTTATAAGACTCTTCCTTTCTGTTTTCTGTAGATATTCGGACTTTAAATCTTCTTATTTGTTGAATTAATAACTTGAATATCATATTTAATTCACATTGATAACGATATAAGACAAAAATCATTAATGATAAACTTTTGGGGTGTTCAGTGGTGTTTGGCGGTGTGCGGTGGTGTTCGGTGGTGAAAAGACCTACCGCAAAGTCCCCTATAACACTTTGTCCcctataacagtagaaaaatcaataaaaataataaaaaaaaaaaaaaaaaatcggggaatttttttttttatgtcatgttttggattCCCGCTTGTGCCCGATATATATATTgaatgattttgagttcattatacaataaaaaaaaaacaggatatttttgatttttctactgttataggGATTAAAAATGAACTGGTATTGAGTTCCaatcctatattttactagattgataaatatatattttattaaaaatctcATGCACAcaagaccggaaaaaggaagtagatttctgcgcaaatgcagggatttaaaaaagtctgaaaaacaaagttaacgattttgagttaattagcatgattagtagaatgaaaaaattcgggaaattttccagctttttttttcttcttatttttctactgttattcacttattggggactttgtccccatattaacacttgtatgcaaatttgtatACCATTATGTAAAATCGTACAAGTTCCTGCAatctttgacatcataatttgaaaaaaatgattaaaaggtTATTCGGAGCAAATAAATGGTCATTCGAAGACCcaattcagctaaataccaaaagtgtaaatataaaatacctTTATTACACTACGAAATAATTTATTTCATACATgtgtatgcatgtacatgtatcatgtatattataacaATATTCTGTTGACCAAAAACAATTTTACACATGTGCCTCCATATTTTATGTATGTTGctgttatttgatataaaaaaaagggggCGAAAAATAccggagggacagtcaaactaataaatccacaaataaactgacaacgccatggttaaaaaagaaaaagacaaacagaaaccTAGTACACAAGACAtgtacacaacatagaaatctaaagactaagcaattATTTTCTTATTCTAATTTTAACAAATCTTAAGCTTCtacttgatttttgtttgttaaaaaaatggtTGTTTTTCCAATTTTTGTATGTTCTATAAACTTGTTAAGATATGAGTTtcaaaaaagtattacaattatGCAAAGATTGTTCTTAAAttcttttatgaaattttataaattcggttttcttcaatgaatactttTAAACACTATTCACGATATTCTACTTTCATGACTATGCATTATGTTTTAAACCCTTTCACGGCAAGTGTATCTACtacaaatatttgttaaaatacaatattccattatacatgtataaaaatgcaATATTATGCTCTATAATTGAGCATGGGAATCTATCAAATGGGgattatgtcaaagagacaacaacctgaccaaagatgaatgttttttttttaaatatgatattcTACTATGAAGTTCAATGTTTTTGAATACATTAAATAttctatttatataaaaagaagatgcggtatgattgccaatgatagaccaaatgacataaaaagtaacaattacaggtcactacaatgagcaaatcccatgataaatgtttttaaatacaatattctACTTATTTactatggatttttttatatacaatattcTACTTTGAATATTAATATGTTTACTACAACTTGATAACTTTTAATCTATATTTCAGATCAGATGTGAACTGTCAGGTCATGAAATGCCTTGTCGTCTAGATGCCCTAGAAAGTTACATTAAAggaaagaaatttgaaaaacttttggAAAAACATAATTATCAGTACGAGAAACAGCATCTTACAAAGAGTATAAAAAAGAGTAGGAGGTAGGACTTTTAATATTCTTATAGGATGTATTGAATACAATTTTAAACCAATATAAATAATGCAGAATAGACATTATCAATGGATTAGTATTActggtcagtggcggatccagaacttttcctaaggggggggccgctgactgacctaagggggggccgctccagtcatgcttcaatgattccctatataatcaaccaaatttttcccaagaAAGGGGGGACCTGGGCCCCTGGGCCCCCAGGGCCCatcctggatccgcctatgctggTGTTGAAATTTGGATATGGTGTACTAATTTTTGAAACTCATGTTTACAGTATACCATCTTTTCTGTTTGatattaaattaataattaagATTCATTTGGTTACATCATGTGATctgtttatttggcaatcgccatgGCAGTCAACATCCattgttcgacctgctagtcaaatgaATTTTGTAACCTGACTCTGGGTTACATGTTTAGatacacttacatattttttacattgTACCAGTGGTAATGTCTCAagtaaatttcaaacaaaaaacttTGTTTACGGTTGCATCTAGATGACCATGGATGACATCCTTCCAGAAAATAGTCACTCCGACCTATTGGTTTAGGATAATAATAAAGGATCTTTATAATGTTACATTACCAATGattatgtaaatataatatatattgttgtatactaatattaaaatgattgccaatgagataactctcctccagagaccaaatgactaaGATTTAAGCAACTATTGTTAATTGTATGTCCTCCAAAATCCATTATATGGCATATTGTATAGTTATATAcaacaatttaacaaaatgtaaaaaaaatcaagcatgaAAACCAGAATCATGATttggttaattattttttttaaacaaaatgcatcttCAAGAAGTTGTCAGTTCctgaatattttttaataatttaatttacatCTGTTCTTTTTTTTCAGCCATCAGTTATTTTGTACATTGACATATCGACATCTTAATAATACTCCACAACATATACAGAAACATCTTGACGGCAGAAGGTTCAAGAAAGCTTTACTCAGATGTAAGTTGTTCAAACTCTTTAGAAAACCAGCTGCTCTAACCTTGAAAAGCAATACATCATGTTTATGTACatgaacatatttatttttcaatttagtttaaAAGTCAAGAAATTGTCTGCTCAGTTAAAGAGGTAGAGCCACTTTgccaggatttttttttcattcgataagataggtaaatcatgttttaaatagcccgCTACATGCTAATTATAGTACATGAAAATAAGTCGCATCatctattttcataccttgaacaggtattcctacaaaaacagggccaagactattgatttttttaatattgattttattttattatcaacatCCTTTATGCAAGGTACCATACTATGTAACTTGTCAAGGAGCCAAATAATATCGAACAAATTCAAATCATGTTTTCTCGTtctgaatatatgtatatctgtatttgtcctcgtcttttaaggttttattgtctataagataagataagataatacatgtatatattttaacatcttacatcagttggtcatagatcaccctgtgttactaacacatgttatattgccttttctggcattttaacaaatcggcccttcattgtgatacagatgcaacagctCCTTGATGTTTAAcctacaatcacgatttgtagtgtaattgattttgttctgttgttttgttttattttctgatgactcAGGTACCGGTGCAGGGACGTTGGTAAAAATTTCAGTACTAGTTTCTACACAGTTTGTGAATTGGTGACAGAATTGCtgttgactgcatttgttacatataataccatgttcaaataaacagctgcgccatgagcgcatgatacgcccgacgtcttatgcaataatcataaatagtttatgagaaagttttaagccataaccatatattgttttaaagacacggcgggacatgtaaaaccccccaccctgtttttttttacaaaaactaaatattaccaaaataaaattttgaatcaaaaccaaaaagtatacagatctttagattaatatatcaaagaagtgtgtaaagttttaagcaataatcataacttatttttgagatacggcgcgacatgtaaaaaaccctcccctgttttacaaaatactcaataactcaaaaataaaattttgaataatcaccaaaaagtatacagatctttagattaatagaacaaagaagtgtgtaaagttttaagcaataatcataaatcgtttttgagatacggcacaacatgtaaaaaaaaacctcccccttttttacaaaatactaataactcaaaaatgaaattttgaatcatcaccaaaaagtatacagatattgagattaatataacaaagacatgtgtaaagttttaagcaataatcataaatagtttttgagatatggcgcgacatgtaaaaaagcctcccccttttttacaaaatactcaataactcaaaaatgaaattttgaatcatcaccaaaaagtatacagatattgagattaatataactaagaagtgtttaaagttttaagtcataatcaagaatcgttttgagatacagtgcgacatgtgaaaaaaaaacacccctgttttagttataaagtgccgtattaaactaaaaaagtttaaatcttattttcaccaaaaagtatacagatcatttgaccatcataagaaacaactatattaagtttcatgaaatttggataagtcgttctcaagttacggtgcgacatgtttacgccggacagacggatagacagacggacggatggaccgacaccggacatttgtataccataatacgtcccgtcaaaattttgacgggcgtataaaaaggttttgaaaaattgtttgtgttgttttgaaacttgtatacaatggccttattttaagttatgtgtatattGCACCCGCAACATTTGGGCTTCATTGCCTTATAATCAATTCTTGTGTTATTAGTTATGTACAGGCACCTACGTCAGTTTGACGGCAGTTGTTCCTTGAacatatgtaataaatgtaaacacatgaatagaaagtaagtcaagagtatggacagtcataggaatgcacacataagcaatacattatttttttctttaatacatgtaaaatgatatactagtaaactatatagtcaaaatttaccagaatgactctatgaattaagcaaacatccgaaaaaatatgatagaaacattaaaattttatataacaacacaaaaaatgctAATTTTCTGAGTGAGATTCGAACCCTTTCTTCAAATCCATCTTTCATTAGTAGTTCTGAGGTCTACTGATTGAGCCACGGCGATGCTTAACCATATATTCTTTATTAAGGAGCTATATTGGTACAATTTAGCaatgttacaattttttctttaaaaagttgtttttttatgtaataaggacacactaaaccTATTTCATTTATGAGGGAAAAGTAGTATAAATTACAACAGTCataaaaaacataacttttttttggtttgaaatgtccttctgTGGGTATTCCCTGTTTATCCCACCTAAAAACACCCGAAATTCTGCAAattggactttcatcctttttgAGGGTTAAATTAACTTTTGATCACACATAccataatatatgtaaatcgagTTATTGATCTGACAAAAAGCATTTTTTTCGGAACATTTACACATTTCTCAGATACATGAaccataattataataaaaagagtTAATCCCATTTTTCGATCAAACTGACTTCTGAGTAACTGGCAAACCAcagaataaacatgttaaatgtgaaTTGAAAATTAGATTATACGAGTTTGTTATATACTATGTtcctaattttgtcattttttcttaagggagacggatttatataagtttttcttgtttccgaatccctgtatttatattgtatatttatatttcatgcactttttgaataaatattgtttaaactaaaaagcattttttattttttgtttttataggaAATTTTATTCTGTCGGCACTTTTTGAAAGTGGCACCTCTGTGGAAAAAATTTCCGGCAATTTGGCCCTACCTCTTACAAATTATACAATTTATTAAAAGAAAGCACAGCAATTCAAATAAACTTGATTAAGGATCTTTCTCAACTAAAGCACAATACATCTTATGGCTATTTGTTCCCTACTATTGTACATCTACAGAGTTTCCGTAAAATATTTACGTCAcaggaaaaaatgtaaaatgtcaGAAGACACAAGAATGACGTCAATAATTCAAGTTCCACAAATTCTTGGGTCAAGTGTTGCAGATTCCCACATAGCAATAAGGTAAATATAACTATTGTTTTTTTGTCTCTAAACAGGGCAAGAATGTCAAAAGACCGGTGAAACTTACAAACCTCTCTGCAGACCAAAACAGAAACAGAATCTATCAGAAACAGAAATGATGTCAGATGCAGATGACAGTAACCATGGTGATAAAGATGACAAGGAAGACTTCAGTGACCTTTACCCAGGTATGTACacatattttaagaatataaaataaaaaaaaacacattaaaaatcaaacattgtttctgttagcgctttAACGGCATCTCCTACAgttcatcagacagaattgttatcATTAGTAGTAATGACTTGTGATGTTACCAAAAAGTAATgtcattttttgtgttttatattttttaactataTTGTCTGTACAAAGGACTTACTatttatctaaatatatttataataaagtaaaagtctaaaaagagaagaaaatagcctaaggccaccaatggatcttcaattcAGCGAGGTAGGGTTCAGATGGCCCCTtaaatgtatactagtttagcAAAATGGACGCCACATTTCActccaaaacatacaaatgaaccaaattataaaaaacacacacacacaagactaacaaaggctggaatatatataatgtttgatCAGACACAGttgaaaatcatttcaaatatgtttttaaaatgcaCCATGTTGAGAGTAATGAATATCTAGAAAACTGAGTGATTACTTGCTCTTTAGCTGAGGATTTTGAAGAAGATGAAAGTGATGTCCAATCAGGCAGTGACAGTAGCCTTGATAATGATGAAGGTCAAAGGTTGAATGCCTCCACGACACAAGAAAATAAGTCAGACTCAGATTATGAATTTGGTGACATAGAAGATGAAAAAAGAACAGTCAAAGATGTCTCATTGAAACAACCactaaagaaaagaaaaatcaaagtTAGTATTTTATGGATATTGCAAATTCATCCATTATTATGAGGTTATGATTAATAAAACTAGGTTAGTATTGTGATAATAAGAACTCTTATTGTGTTATCTAATACATATATCTGTATTCAGCTTTTCTTGAAATCAGAATAATTTATCTGAAATTTTTGTTGGTTATGTAAAAAAAAGCAATAGTTTCTTAGTTTACTGTACTACTtctttaataaagattttatggaATACAAAACATCGTGCAGTTGGAAAGTATAAGTTCTTACAAAGGTAAGATATGTCACCTATGATAAAAGTACCAGTCAAAAAAGAATTTCTTGTTGCCGAAATGATCCTTATTGATTGAAATCATTATTGCATGATGTAAAAGCCCAAAAGTTATCAGCAAAAGAAAATCTTCAAAGCTATTCTATTGACACCTAATTTGGAGTTAATTGAGGAATATATTTTTGCTAGAGTTCTAAATGGTAAACATTGCATTAATGTGAAAACTTAATAATAAACATTTACTATATTGTATTAATCATTGAAAGGAAATATTTTGAACTTGAACTATAAAAATGTATCTTCTATAGTCCATAATTGATTTTGGTTCAACTACAATTATATTAGGACAAAGGAAAATAAATCTAAAATCTATATATTGCCTTTCtttgctatttttagaacagatagaACCATGCACAATTTGTGTTATTTTCGAAATGTTTTTTGTGAAAATTGTGGCTATACACAAGCAcatcattttgttattttaaaaatatctgattatatatttcattgataaattacTTGACATGTACGCGAATAAGATGTAAATATTGTTCACCTCAATGACTGTTTTATGCTGTCAAAAGTAGGGATGACATCTTATATAGATTCAAGTCAGTACCATAAGAGTCTGATAACATCTTATCTAGCTATCAAGCCAGTCCAATTAGAGTTAAAAGACATCTTATATAGCTATAAAGCCAATCCCATTAGAGTTTTGACTGCATGAATGTATTAATGTGAACCcaaaaaatacttaattattttttttctgttgtagaacaaagaaaataaacagaaGAAGATGAAGACTTAATAAATACTTAAAATTTATATCATGATTATTCATTATTTGTATATGAGATATTTTGAGAAAGTGTTGAAGGTTGACAATTCCGTTGATGACTACATATTACACTTTTTTTGtctaaagctttatatttcatgGGATAGAagtcctggatgcttcataccttgtttGCCTTTTGTTAAAGTTTCTGCCTATCATATGTCCTTGGCCTcctttttgtcaagcctgcaacttttgttgcagaaagctagACATAGAGATAGTGATTTGGCCGTGGCagtggcgttagctaactttttaaaagctttatattttagcaggtggaagatctggatgcttcatactttgtatatagatgccttatgttatgatgTTGTTGTAAACGTAGAATTCCGAGCgttcataaatttataacttaACACCATCTTTGTAGAAAATAACAGTCACGATTTATTCACACTATATGTATATACAGAcgttacataaaatacaaaacacacagcATACACTCCAACAGTACAAACATTCAGCCATCTTGTTCATCAGGCAACCATCTCCCCTTCCACGTCACTGTCACACAACGTCAAAAATACGGGAAACAACGTTAACAGTGTTTTGCGACATTACGGACATGAAGACAAAGTCACATTCACAACACTACTCCCTCTTTTCAAGAATATTTCGTCCTCGAAATAAAAGATAATCAAGACAAATTGCGCTTTCGTGTTTTCCAGTTCATCTCAGGTAACATTGACGATCCACAGGAGCAAACATCACGTGTATAACTGTTTTCATAGATGTTACTATCTCGAAATTGGGTGAACCCATTTCCACGTACAAGTTCTTTATATGTGAAGTCCTTTCCATATACTGGTCTCGATAATCTAGTATATGTTGAAACTCTAggtttgtcataatttttttcaTCATCCTTTTTTAGAAATATCAAACTGTACGTCACTTTGATCAATGGCTGTCCATTTTCGGACGCTAACTATCTCTACCTCACCAGAGGGTATCGTCTGTTGTTCAACGTTTGGACTTCCAAAGTTAGTTGTCATTAGATTAGAAACTTTTGCAACTGCAATCTCAGTTGCCGCAACAATTTCATTAAGCTCCTCATATTTCAATTCAACCTTTCTAACGATAACAACCTCTGTTTCACCAGTAACCACTGTCTGCTTTTCAACGCGCGGAAGTTCCAAGATAGCTATCTCTTCGTCTAAAACTTTCGCAACTTCAAATTCAGTTGCCTCAATAACATCACAAAATTCCTCATGTTTCAATTCATATGACTCAGCGATGTAATAAACAGACTGTTCGATCGGATAAACGAAATTATTACGTACATTTAATTTACCAACAGTATAATTCTCTTTTCCCAATTTCTGGTTACTATTATATAAACTAATGTCGCTTTGCATATCAACGTCAGTATTTTCAGAAACTTTATTCCTCCGAATATCATGCTCTGTGAAATTCATATTACGCTTATTGCCTATTTCAAAATGTTTCTCAAAGTTACTGTCTTCAGTGCAACGCAATTTTTCTACGGACTTTAAAGATTGTCTACAATGTTCCTGCCACAATATTTCTTTGATTAGTTCACTAACTGTTGACGGTTCTTTAGTCAGAACTCTATATCCAATGTTCCCATCAGGATATCCATATATAGCATACTCAGTAATCAGCTTCACTAATAAATCTTCGTTCACACCAGGGAACGATTTCCGAACATTTATCTCAGTTCTACATACGTACTCTTGAACGCTTTCACTTGTAAGCAtagttatatttttcaatttcattctACAAATCTGAGCAGTCTCAATATCACCAAATCGACTTTTCAATGTAGAATACAAGACAGATACATTATAAAGATCTCTGTGTGGTAAATACGACACATATTCTAAAGCTTTACCTCTCAGTGAAGTAACCAAATAAAAAGCCA
It includes:
- the LOC139512616 gene encoding surfeit locus protein 2-like; the protein is MSASMKTNLNMSKIVSDDLRIILDKYNTFTILENREKIRCELSGHEMPCRLDALESYIKGKKFEKLLEKHNYQYEKQHLTKSIKKSRSHQLFCTLTYRHLNNTPQHIQKHLDGRRFKKALLRWQECQKTGETYKPLCRPKQKQNLSETEMMSDADDSNHGDKDDKEDFSDLYPAEDFEEDESDVQSGSDSSLDNDEGQRLNASTTQENKSDSDYEFGDIEDEKRTVKDVSLKQPLKKRKIKNKENKQKKMKT